A genome region from Pan troglodytes isolate AG18354 chromosome 3, NHGRI_mPanTro3-v2.0_pri, whole genome shotgun sequence includes the following:
- the LOC129143818 gene encoding beta-defensin 108B has protein sequence MGVQQSVRIAVLLFAIFFFMSQVLPARGKFKEICERPDGSCRDFCLETEIHVGRCLNSRPCCLPLGHQPRIESTTPKKD, from the exons ATGGGTGTTCAGCAAT ctgtGAGGATTGCTGTCCTCCTCTTcgccattttcttctttatgagcCAAGTTCTACC GGCCAGGGGCAAATTCAAGGAGATCTGTGAACGTCCAGATGGCTCCTGTAGGGACTTTTGCCTCGAAACAGAAATCCATGTTGGGAGATGTTTAAATAGCCGACCCTGCTGCCTGCCTCTGGGGCATCAACCAAGAATTGAGAGCACTACACCCAAAAAGGACTGA